One Esox lucius isolate fEsoLuc1 chromosome 1, fEsoLuc1.pri, whole genome shotgun sequence genomic region harbors:
- the brca2 gene encoding breast cancer type 2 susceptibility protein isoform X8 — MLIICFGKEHQILYDDPSPTAMDARRNIFDSVKDQIWQDLGPLDPNWFEELTVKASSKDQGDTEREHSSTAKSCGQDGSFKILSTLDSSDMFSTPKVFRHRKLQSPESLIDKEPFPPDQVCCSGTSGTGITDTSPCLFGTSVGSETSSKPCRTTSYGEHFGLLDMPNQMQAHSAKRISESLGAELDADISWTSSLNTPVMSPTIILTKSVESRPLCPVKPSAGDQVMFVRNLFPSLSKESESAIPSLEINNRPLGQQVGRDGQLTGVFEMSVGSQDTLPGDESGLWKQTIPNVFEDREIRSTVASVLDGAEDVLSMFFSNSSLALRRVRAKERIKRKQSVSTRLSSIKEHIPTDNMEHEKVSCKRGREYSDTSATSESRTEIKSGDLGISQWTPISLSEISDFMDTFHYEGTSSMKHIIAHGAMDCAFLDSTGSLQPEPGSSKRTVLVESALSRKTVQGSSHPDGFQLKRSAVGSSPEHTFARKTRTFVYGVQNQPSSKQGKHSVSQMLLTSHVTPPKGNNQNINNNETIPNKQELNTGNLKNTGMDGNNQLVHQESATDKKIFSQAPTKDPVFDMSQLCKVFAQDFSQAVEFSKPCSRREEAIQNGFSASAGLSTVKQTKRKLTKLESGPKTPNYVTRDVMHTTNITKVTDTSVLKQALSCETGSPPTTEMNFISPLNGATVSKQSSVKFNGQVCVPCGSVSGFLQPDCGFKTNSKMKIHISSASLEKAKKRFKQIDDERVAVNCSGIGLNEEGNMSSGLMLVDESCLHPDPYTHKMTFESKGLLTASQRADVSELCSLLEDADSQFEFTQFKSAKHTTFVSTASSDKDLDPDLLTGIDFNDSFNSDIEKQSLKMVTPEKNTIVSQCKRICQVTSSDNKSLPISSTEKPIEHVLLKRALSIHSSSSEKIAKSSFGLLTKNTTRKHLDNMKKNTSEKQSDSKHLKCGISFKTAEGNAMAVSEKCLSKAKALFADLEEVNETNTNACAVKNTEQVEASPVKCKSEIDSNNKISSFTSNNKNSYEKKGDVNELCDKYIDKMEVNFTNSHKHTDDDDFQTASAKAGTISDCASKEQKNKCGFTTARGKRVYVSPASLLKARTLLNDCDELDNSKPGKIPSLYANISIQNIKQKSYFGFQKPCSKAAKIPMTAKNELNRGGTSHDIRGQENKMLELDNSQINVNNSLQNGCDFCTASGERECVPYGALLKAEALFSDCNVDGEELSKSMLRVDCTIPIQNSLQKQNGFKCVNGKGVTVSTKALQHAMECNTIVNAEINQENWAAKPTDVVVINSEKSNCGFMTAGGQKVVSEKGLLKARSILNDNLDENCPYLEKGFTKESSLFEASKWKSTDDLNTDCHTNLIHELPVKHGQFRTASGKGVIVSTKALQQAKGIFTDCDFIVNADAKPQNSPEKHPDIQKNNQEKSSCGFITAGGKKLHVSEKCILKARSILNENLDNCKYLEKGFTNNSSLFEPSQWKSKDQPETHCEFKSASGKGVTLSVKALQQVKALFNDCNSNMDSLISAAAKQENSEIKSADSLINSLGKSYCAFMTAGGKNVHISDKGILKAKSILYENLDDSCTNAIENVWVSDRVPLLTEDGTDIKHGARNKSNSSGIRGVEKSCDWALQKPESLLNEWEVVEYAEFENGLKVDVENIPIKEQNQISSFSTTHRNEVSVSEKGFEDVKFAYSPSGSGDNPVRSPCFSTASGKSVSVSENALQEPSANFKECVDDTLACYTNLHKSPEEKRRLKVPNPTIHSQCELVKADGLKDPKVIQTSVKVLHLSSLGVCKESSLSNLESLGLSSCSVTQKSCFAKKAMDCPKALLEAEDLTNQSPRLPEQARPMSCKGTFPVRSGTGKRQAADVKIRDEPPLKRRLLDEFDRTVDCNRRSSFSQVKSSSDGTFKDRRVFKYNVALQPNVTRQYRKLSLVAPRLNKNEPQITSDSTTKDIKPVSSKTIVFVPPFWKNIQPEPQRSSGCQDKAKASVVFVPPFRKGNHETTEGFSKSSEDKTSPLVFERGLHTESSVPLPEYNHIPVNDTSYDKANKSVPELNQQRIEETEAGRDGWSRRGVEAGTAKESKYCQPAPNCTDVAQDTQCLQLARDMQDIRIRKKMRQTIRPLPGSLYLAKTSGLARRTLRNAVRGQHPEQHTVEQLFGYGVHLHVAEISSENAEAFRFVCRHHFSSKAFIEGRLQLGDGAWLIPRDDGTAGKYEFYRALCDSPGVDPKLISEDWVFNHYRWVVWKKACMERAFPQVMGSLCLTPEQVLLQLKYRYDVEVDHSRRSALRKIMERDDNAAKTMVLCVCGIVTKGHNPTRLSWSETKTPQSAAESSPVAVILLTDGWYAIKTQLDFPLTAMLHRGRLRVGGKLVVHGAELVGSQDACSPLEAPDSLMLKIRANSTRVARWDIRLGFYRDPRPFLLPLSSLYSSGGPVGCVDIVVLRSYPTQWMEKKLDGGFVFRSQRAEETEQQRHEQAENRAREILCAKIQAQIEKEEDAGWDKPRSRKRTLCSRDIEKLLDGEELFEAVENDPVYLETCLSEQQREALKKYRQCVCERRQTALQERIRQAVEAEGCPVRKVSPVWKLCVADSRAQPCKNVYMLNIWNPSQDIQSLLKEGCRYKVYQLSTSEGKKLACNTTIQFTATKKTQFQNIQASAEWLCECFQAREVVAFCSLLNPDFQPLCGELDLVGYIILITERQGTGKLLQDCRGEVIQVRPCSVSCSATKDSRLESGCQTRYKDYYTPSVCTKHWPLYPSEQGWQKSTHLLFRGR; from the exons ATGACCCAAGTCCAACAGCGATGGACGCCAGGAGAAATATTTTTGACTCTGTCAAAGATCAAATATGGCAAG ATTTGGGACCTCTGGACCCAAACTGGTTTGAGGAACTAACTGTGAAAGCTTCCAGCAAGGATCAGGGTGATACTGAGAGAGAGCATTCCAGCACTGCAAAATCATGTGGACAAGATGGAAGTTTCAAAATACTTTCTACCCTGGATAGTAGTGATATGTTCTCTACCCCAAAGGTCTTCAGGCACAGAAAACTGCAGTCTCCTGAGTCATTGATAGATAAGGAACCTTTTCCTCCTGATCAag TTTGCTGCTCAGGAACCTCTGGAACCGGAATAACAGACACAAGCCCTTGCTTATTTGGAACATCAGTAGGCAG TGAGACTTCCAGTAAACCATGTAGAACAACTTCGTATGGAGAACATTTTG GGCTGCTTGACATGCCGAACCAAATG cagGCACACTCTGCAAAACGTATTTCTGAAAGTCTGGGTGCAGAGTTAGACGCTGATATTTCCTGGACCAGTTCTCTTAACACACCTGTTATGTCACCCACAATTATTTTAA CTAAAAGTGTGGAAAGTCGACCTCTTTGCCCAGTAAAACCTTCTGCTGGAGACCAGGTTATG tTTGTGCGAAATCTTTTCCCCTCGCTCTCCAAGGAGTCTGAAAGTGCGATACCATCActagaaataaataatagacCTCTTGGTCAACAAGTTG GACGAGATGGCCAGTTAACAGGTGTGTTTGAAATGTCCGTTGGCTCACAAGACACACTACCTGGTGACGAAAGCGGCCTTTGGAAACAGACCATACCAAATGTCTTTGAGGATAGAGAAATCCGCAGCACTGTGGCCAGTGTCCTAGATGGAGCTGAAGATGTCCTGTCTATGTTCTTCAGCAACAGCAGTTTGGCTTTACGAAGGGTTAGGGCTAAGGAGAGAATCAAAAGAAAGCAAAGTGTCTCAACCAGGTTGAGCTCAATTAAGGAGCACATACCTACTGATAATATGGAACATGAAAAAGTGTCTTgcaagagaggaagagaatacAGTGACACAAGTGCTACTTCAGAGTCCAGGACTGAAATAAAATCTGGGGATTTGGGGATTTCTCAGTGGACTCCAATTAGCCTATCTGAAATATCTGACTTTATGGATACCTTTCACTATGAAGGGACTTCATCTATGAAGCACATAATTGCACATGGTGCTATGGATTGCGCTTTCCTTGACTCTACTGGAAGCCTGCAGCCGGAACCTGGTTCCTCTAAACGGACTGTCCTTGTGGAGTCTGCGCTTTCGAGGAAAACTGTCCAAGGCTCCAGCCATCCAGATGGGTTTCAGTTGAAACGTTCTGCTGTTGGAAGCTCTCCTGAACACACTTTCGCcaggaaaacaagaacatttgttTACGGTGTCCAAAATCAACCTTCGTcaaaacaaggaaaacattctGTTTCTCAGATGTTACTTACCTCCCATGTCACTCCTCCCAAAG GTAACAATCAGAACATAAACAATAATGAAACCATACCAAATAAACAAGAGTTAAATACTGGTAATCTTAAAAATACTGGCATGGATGGGAACAATCAGCTAGTACACCAGGAAAGTGCAACTGATAAAAAGATTTTTTCTCAAGCCCCGACCAAGGACCCTGTTTTTGATATGTCACAGCTTTGCAAGGTATTTGCACAAGATTTTAGTCAAGCAGTGGAATTTAGCAAACCATGCAGCCGAAGAGAAGAAGCTATTCAAAATGGCTTCTCCGCATCAGCCGGTCTCTCAACAGTGAAACAAACTAAAAGAAAACTGACTAAACTAGAATCTGGCCCCAAAACTCCTAACTATGTCACCAGGGATGTAATGCATACTACAAACATTACAAAAGTTACTGACACCAGTGTATTGAAACAGGCATTATcttgtgaaacaggaagtccaCCGACCACTGAAATGAACTTCATTAGTCCACTCAACGGTGCCACAGTGTCAAAACAATCCAGTGTGAAATTCAATGGTCAAGTTTGTGTTCCATGTGGCAGTGTTTCAGGTTTCTTGCAACCTGACTGTGGTTTCAAAACCAACTCGAAAATGAAGATACACATTTCTTCTGCAAGTCTGGAGAAAGCCAAAAAACGGTTTAAGCAAATTGACGATGAAAGAGTGGCAGTCAACTGCTCGGGCATAGGCCTTAATGAGGAAGGTAATATGTCATCTGGATTAATGCTTGttgatgaatcatgtttacATCCtgacccctacacacacaagaTGACTTTTGAGAGCAAAGGTCTGTTGACTGCCTCACAGAGAGCTGATGTATCAGAACTATGCAGTCTTTTGGAAGATGCAGACAGCCAATTTGAGTTTACACAATTTAAATCAGCCAAGCATACTACTTTTGTCTCAACAGCGTCATCAGACAAAGACTTGGATCCGGACCTTCTCACTGGCATAGATTTCAATGACAGTTTCAACTCTGACATAGAGAAGCAATCATTGAAGATGGTCACccctgaaaaaaatacaattgtttcTCAGTGCAAGCGAATTTGCCAAGTTACTAGTAGTGATAATAAATCATTACCTATCAGTTCAACTGAGAAACCCATAGAACATGTACTTCTCAAAAGAGCTCTTTCTATTCACAGTTCTAGCTCTGAAAAAATTGCTAAAAGTTCCTTTGGTCTGTTGACAAAAAACACAACCAGAAAACATCTGGACAATATGAAAAAGAACACCAGTGAAAAGCAGTCTGATAGCAAACATCTTAAATGTGGCATAAGTTTTAAAACTGCTGAGGGTAATGCTATGGCTGTTTCAGAGAAGTGTCTGAGCAAAGCTAAAGCTTTGTTTGCAGATTTGGAGGAAGTAAATGAGACTAACACTAACGCATGTGCAGTGAAAAATACAGAACAAGTTGAAGCCTCCCCTGTTAAATGTAAAAGTGAAATTGATTCAAACAACAAGATTAGCAGTTTTActtcaaacaacaaaaacagctaTGAAAAGAAAGGTGACGTCAATGAACTGTGTGACAAATATATTGACAAGATGGAAGTAAATTTTACTAattctcacaaacacactgatgatgatgatttccAGACTGCCAGTGCGAAAGCTGGGACCATCTCAGATTGTGCATCAAAAGAGCAGAAAAACAAGTGTGGCTTCACTACTGCTAGAGGAAAAAGAGTTTATGTTTCTCCAGCATCTCTACTTAAGGCAAGGACTCTCCTGAATGATTGTGACGAATTAGACAACTCTAAGCCTGGGAAAATACCCAGTTTATATGCAAATATATCAATTCAGAATATTAAGCAGAAAAGTTACTTTGGATTTCAGAAACCTTGTAGCAAAGCAGCAAAGATTCCTATGACAGCAAAAAATGAGTTGAACAGGGGTGGCACATCACATGATATTCGAGGACAGGAGAATAAAATGCTTGAACTGGATAATTCCCAAATTAATGTTAACAATTCTTTGCAAAATGGGTGTGATTTTTGCACTGCGagtggtgagagagagtgtgtccCCTATGGAGCACTGCTCAAAGCTGAAGCTCTTTTTAGTGATTGTAATGTAGATGGAGAGGAACTTTCTAAATCAATGCTCAGAGTAGATTGTACCATTCCAATTCAGAATTCACTTCAGAAGCAAAACGGATTTAAGTGCGTCAATGGCAAGGGAGTAACTGTATCAACTAAAGCTCTTCAGCACGCAATGGAATGTAATACCATTGTGAATGCTGAAATAAACCAGGAGAATTGGGCTGCAAAACCGACTGATGTTGTGGTGATCAACTCAGAAAAAAGCAATTGTGGCTTTATGACAGCTGGTGGACAGAAAGTTGTTTCAGAAAAGGGTCTTTTAAAGGCAAGAAGCATTTTGAATGACAACCTTGATGAAAATTGCCCATACTTGGAGAAAGGTTTCACAAAAGAATCAAGTTTATTTGAGGCATCTAAATGGAAAAGTACTGATGACCTCAACACAGATTGTCATACGAATCTGATTCATGAGCTGCCAGTGAAGCATGGTCAATTTAGGACTGCTAGTGGCAAAGGAGTTATCGTATCAACTAAGGCCCTTCAGCAAGCAAAGGGGATTTTCACGGACTGTGATTTCATTGTCAATGCAGATGCGAAGCCGCAGAATTCACCTGAAAAACATCCTGATATTCAGAAGAACAACCAAGAGAAAAGCAGTTGTGGATTTATAACAGCTGGAGGAAAGAAATTGCATgtttctgaaaaatgtattttaaaggcAAGGAGCATTCTGAATGAAAACCTTGATAATTGCAAATACTTGGAGAAAGGTTTCACAAACAACTCAAGTTTATTTGAGCCATCTCAATGGAAAAGCAAAGATCAACCAGAGACACATTGTGAATTTAAATCCGCTAGTGGTAAGGGAGTAACTTTATCAGTTAAGGCCCTTCAGCAAGTAAAAGCTCTTTTCAATGACTGTAATTCCAATATGGACAGCTTAATTAGTGCTGCAGCAAAACAAGAGAATTCTGAAATAAAGTCTGCTGATAGTCTGATCAACAGTCTAGGGAAAAGCTATTGTGCATTCATGACAGCAGGCGGAAAGAACGTTCACATCTCTGATAAAGGTATTTTGAAGGCCAAGAGCATTCTGTATGAAAACCTGGATGATAGTTGCACAAATGCCATTGAGAATGTTTGGGTTTCAGATAGAGTTCCATTACTCACTGAAGATGGAACAGATATCAAACATGGAGCAAGGAACAAATCAAATTCTTCTGGCATCCGTGGAGTAGAAAAGAGCTGTGATTGGGCATTACAGAAGCCAGAGTCTCTTTTAAATGAATGGGAAGTAGTTGAATATGCAGAATTTGAGAACGGTCTAAAAGTGGATGTGGAAAATATTCCAATAAAGGAACAGAATCAAATCTCAAGTTTTAGCACAACTCATAGAAATGAGGTGTCAGTTTCTGAAAAGGGCTTTGAAGATGTGAAGTTTGCATATTCTCCTAGTGGGTCTGGCGATAATCCAGTAAGAAGCCCTTGTTTTAGCACAGCCAGTGGTAAAAGTGTGTCTGTTTCAGAAAATGCTCTTCAAGAACCAAGTGCTAATTTCAAAGAATGTGTTGATGATACCCTTGCCTGTTATACTAATCTTCACAAAAGTCCTGAAGAGAAAAGACGACTCAAGGTCCCTAATCCCACAATTCACAGTCAGTGTGAGCTGGTCAAAGCAGATGGACTGAAAGACCCCAAAGTGATTCAAACCAGTGTTAAAGTACTTCATCTGTCTTCACTGGGAGTATGTAAAGAGTCTTCCTTATCAAACTTGGAGTCTCTAGGGCTCAGTAGCTGTTCTGTAACCCAGAAAAGCTGCTTTGCTAAAAAGGCCATGGACTGTCCCAAGGCTCTGTTAGAGGCTGAAGACTTGACCAATCAGAGTCCTAGACTGCCAGAACAAGCTCGCCCCATGTCTTGCAAGGGAACTTTTCCGGTCAGAAGTGGAACCGGAAAAAGGCAGGCAGCGGATGTAAAGATAAGAG ACGAGCCGCCTCTTAAACGAAGACTCTTGGATGAATTTGATAGAACTGTGGATTGTAATAGACGTTCGTCATTCAGCCAAGTTAAAAGCAGCTCAGATG GTACATTTAAAGACAGAAGAGTGTTCAAATATAATGTGGCTCTGCAACCTAATGTCACTAGGCAATATCG TAAGCTGAGTCTTGTAGCACCAAGGCTCAATAAGAATGAACCGCAAATAACATCAGATTCTACCACGAAAGACATTAAACCAGTGAGCTCCAAGACTATTGTATTTGTTCCCCCATTTTGGAAGAATATCCAGCCTGAGCCACAAAGGAGCAGTGGGTGTCAGGACAAGGCTAAAGCGTCGGTTGTGTTTGTTCCTCCATTCAGAAAAGGCAACCATGAAACCACTGAGGGTTTCTCTAAGTCTTCAGAAGATAAAACGTCTCCCTTGGTCTTTGAAAGAGGTTTACATACTGAATCATCTGTCCCACTTCCTGAGTATAACCACATACCTGTCAATGACACTAGTTACGATAAGGCTAATAAGTCCGTTCCGGAACTCAACCAACAACGTATTGAGGAAACCGAAGCAGGAAGGGATGGTTGGAGTAGACGAGGAGTAGAGGCTGGTACTGCAAAGGAGTCTAAATATTGTCAGCCAGCCCCCAACTGCACAG atGTGGCGCAAGACACACAATGCCTGCAACTGGCCAGAGACATGCAGGACATAAGGATCAGGAAGAAGATGCGGCAGACCATTAGACCTCTCCCTGGCAGCCTGTACCTGGCCAAAACATCTGGGTTGGCAAGGCGGACCCTGAGGAATGCTGTTAGGGGTCAGCACCCTGAACAACACACAGTAGAACAG CTGTTTGGCTATGGTGTGCATCTGCATGTTGCGGAAATCAGCTCTGAGAATGCTGAGGCTTTCCGCTTTGTTTGCCGACACCACTTCAGTAGCAAGGCATTTATAGAGGGGCGCCTTCAGCTGGGGGACGGGGCTTGGCTAATCCCACGTGACGATGGAACTGCAGGAAAATATGAGTTCTACAG AGCTTTGTGTGACAGCCCTGGCGTGGACCCTAAACTGATCAGTGAAGACTGGGTGTTCAACCACTACCGCTGGGTGGTATGGAAAAAGGCCTGCATGGAAAGGGCCTTTCCCCAGGTGATGGGCAGCCTATGTCTGACACCTGAACAGGTGCTCCTACAACTTAAATACAG gtatGATGTGGAGGTGGACCACAGCAGGCGGTCAGCTCTGAGGAAGATCATGGAGAGAGACGACAACGCTGCCAAGACCATGGTGCTTTGCGTCTGTGGTATTGTCACTAAAGGCCACAACCCTACCAG GCTGAGTTGGAGTGAGACCAAGACGCCACAGAGTGCAGCGGAGTCATCCCCTGTAGCCGTCATATTGCTGACGGATGGCTGGTATGCCATCAAGACCCAGCTAGACTTCCCACTGACAGCCATGCTACACCGTGGCCGATTGAGGGTGGGTGGGAAGCTGGTGGTCCATGGGGCCGAGCTGGTAGGATCTCAGGACGCCTGCTCCCCACTAGAGGCCCCGGATTCTCTCATGCTTAAG ATTAGAGCCAACAGTACCAGAGTTGCGCGTTGGGACATCAGGCTAGGGTTCTACCGTGACCCACGTCCAttcctcctcccactctcctccctTTACAGCAGTGGAGGCCCAGTAGGCTGTGTGGACATTGTGGTGTTGAGGAGCTACCCCACCCAG TGGATGGAGAAGAAGCTGGATGGAGGGTTTGTGTTCCGTTCGCAACGCGCTGAGGAGACAGAGCAGCAGCGACACGAACAGGCCGAAAACCGGGCCAGGGAGATCCTGTGTGCCAAGATCCAGGCTCAGATTGAGAAGGAGGAGGACG CAGGTTGGGATAAACCAAGAAGCCGTAAGAGGACCCTGTGTAGTCGAGACATAGAGAAACTGCTGGATGGAGAGGAGCTGTTTGAAGCAGTGGAGAATGATCCGGTTTATCTGGAG ACTTGTCTGAGTGAGCAGCAGCGGGaggcattaaaaaaatacaggcagtgtgtttgtgagagaagGCAGACTGCACTGCAGGAACGCATCCGTCAGGCTGTGGAGGCTGAGGGCTGCCCTGTAAGAAAAGTCTCCCCTGTCTGGAAGCTTTGTGTGGCTGACTCCAGGGCCCAGCCTTGCAAGAATG